A single genomic interval of Centropristis striata isolate RG_2023a ecotype Rhode Island chromosome 8, C.striata_1.0, whole genome shotgun sequence harbors:
- the mios gene encoding GATOR complex protein MIOS: MSGSKPDILWSPHHPDRYVICDSELGLYRIGPVGSSETKAGTLPLSEETAATLLAINSDTPYMKCVAWYPKHEPECLLAVGQANGRVVLTSLGQSHNSTCKELVGKEFVPKHARQCNTLAWNPVDSNLLAAGLDKHRADFSVLIWDISSKFSPETSVASDKIRLSSVDLDSSSVVTKPLYELGQNDACLSLCWLLRDPKLLLAGMHRNLAIFDLRNTSQKTFVNTKAIQGVTVDPHVHDRVASFFEGQVAIWDLRKFEKPVLTLTEQPKPLTKVAWCPTRNGLLATLTRDSNIIRLYDMQHTPTPIGDETEPTIIERSVQPCESQIGSFAWHPSSQNRMVVVSAANRVMTDFTVFERISLAWSSTTSLMWACGRHLYDCVEDGAEGVESVIEKDIATKMRQRAQSRYGHDTVQVWRNHLLAGGNDPQLKSLWYDLYYMKQCAEDMELKLQGNKQSVVYSGIKNIVKTSSGTTESRRCWSGSDRQTDVPRYHSEERCLALRLCGWISRGPDIDVEIFLRSLEQEREWERAAAVALFNLDIRRAIQILNKGATAEKGDLNLNVVAMALSGYTDEKSSLWREMCSSLRLQLKNPYLCVMFAFLTSEPGAYDGVLYESSVAVRDRVAFACMFLSDAQLPRYIDKLTNEMKEAGNLEGILLTGLTKDGVDLMESYVDRTGDVQTASFCMLKGSPGEVLKDPRVQCWIENYRNLLDAWRFWHKRAEFDIHRGKLDPSSKPLAQVFVSCNFCGKSISYSCSAMPHQGRGFSQYGVSGSPTKSKVTSCPGCRKPLPRCALCLMNMGTPVSNCPGTGKSDEKVDLTRENKLAQFNNWFTWCHNCRHGGHAGHMLSWFRDHTECPVSACTCKCMQLDTTGNLVPSDSS; the protein is encoded by the exons ATGAGTGGCTCCAAGCCAGACATCCTGTGGTCTCCCCACCACCCGGACCGCTATGTCATCTGTGACTCTGAGCTGGGGCTGTACCGTATTGGACCTGTGGGCAGCTCAGAAACCAAGGCGGGCACTCTGCCTCTCTCTGAAGAAACTGCTGCTACTTTACTAGCCATTAACTCGGACACCCCGTACATGAAATGTGTGGCCTGGTACCCAAAGCACGAGCCTGAGTGTCTGCTCGCTGTGGGTCAAGCTAACGGCAGAGTGGTGCTCACCAGCCTGGGTCAGAGCCACAACTCGACATGTAAAGAGCTGGTGGGGAAAGAGTTTGTGCCCAAGCATGCTCGTCAATGCAACACTTTAGCCTGGAACCCAGTGGACAGCAACTTGCTGGCTGCTGGGTTGGACAAGCACCGGGCAGACTTCTCTGTCCTCATATGGGACATTAGCAGTAAGTTCTCCCCAGAGACCAGTGTAGCCTCTGATAAGATTCGTCTCTCATCTGTGGATTTGGACTCGAGCTCAGTAGTGACCAAACCGCTGTATGAGTTAGGTCAGAACGATGCCTGCCTGTCCCTCTGCTGGCTGCTCCGTGACCCAAAGCTGCTGCTGGCTGGAATGCACCGGAACCTCgcaatatttgacctgagaaacACAAGCCAGAAGACGTTTGTTAACACTAAGGCCATCCAGGGGGTGACAGTCGACCCGCACGTCCATGACCGCGTGGCCTCTTTCTTTGAGGGCCAGGTGGCCATCTGGGACCTGAGGAAGTTTGAGAAGCCTGTCCTCACGCTCACTGAGCAGCCTAAGCCGCTTACCAAG GTGGCTTGGTGTCCAACCCGTAACGGCCTACTGGCCACGCTGACACGTGACAGCAACATCATCCGCCTGTACGACATGCAGCATACCCCTACACCCATCGGCGACGAGACGGAGCCCACCATCATTGAGCGAAGCGTGCAGCCGTGTGAGAGCCAGATCGGCAGCTTCGCCTGGCACCCGTCCTCTCAGAACCGCATGGTGGTAGTGTCGGCGGCCAACCGGGTCATGACCGACTTCACCGTGTTCGAACGCATCTCCCTGGCCTGGAGCTCCACCACCTCGCTCATGTGGGCGTGCGGCAGACACCTGTACGACTGCGTGGAGGACGGAGCCGAAGGAGTGGAGAGCGTGATTGAGAAAGACATCGCCACCAAGATGAGGCAGAGGGCCCAGTCCAGGTACGGCCACGACACCGTCCAGGTGTGGAGGAACCACCTGCTGGCCGGAGGGAACGATCCTCAGCTCAAGTCTCTTTGGTATGACCTGTATT ATATGAAGCAGTGTGCAGAGGATATGGAGCTGAAACTTCAGGGGAACAAACAGTCTGTAGTCTACTCTGGCATCAAGAACATTGTAAAGACCAGCTCAG GCACAACAGAGAGCCGCAGATGCTGGAGTGGTTCGGACCGGCAGACAGACGTACCACGGTACCACAGCGAGGAGCGCTGCCTCGCCCTGCGGCTCTGCGGCTGGATCAGCCGCGGCCCCGACATCGACGTGGAGATATTTCTGCGATCGCTGGAGCAGGAGCGTGAATGGGAGCGGGCGGCCGCCGTGGCTCTGTTCAACCTGGACATCCGCCGGGCCATCCAGATCCTCAACAAGGGAGCGACCGCTGAGAAGG GTGACCTGAACCTGAATGTGGTTGCCATGGCTCTGTCAGGCTACACCGACGAGAAGTCCTCCCTGTGGAGGGAGATGTGCAGCTCTCTGAGGCTGCAGCTGAAGAACCCCTACCTTTGCGTCATGTTTGCCTTTCTCACCAGTGAGCCTGGAGCCTACGATGGCGTGCTG TATGAGAGCAGTGTTGCTGTACGGGACCGAGTAGCCTTTGCTTGTATGTTTCTCAGCGATGCACAG CTGCCTCGATACATCGACAAGCTAACCAATGAGATGAAGGAGGCGGGCAACCTGGAGGGCATCCTGCTGACGGGTCTGACTAAGGATGGCGTTGACCTTATGGAGAGCTATGTGGACCGCACTGGAGATGTTCAAACTGCCAGCTTCTGCATGCTGAAG GGTTCCCCAGGTGAAGTGTTGAAAGACCCTCGAGTCCAGTGCTGGATAGAAAACTACCGCAACTTGTTGGATGCTTGGAGATTCTGGCACAAACGGGCCGAGTTTGACATCCATAGAGGCAAGCTGGACCCCAGCTCCAAACCACTGGCCCAG GTGTTTGTGAGCTGCAACTTCTGTGGCAAGTCTATCTCCTACAGCTGCTCGGCGATGCCTCACCAGGGCCGCGGGTTCAGCCAGTACGGTGTCAGCGGCTCGCCCACCAAGTCTAAAGTCACCAGTTGCCCCGGCTGCAGGAAACCCCTGCCACGCTGTGCCCTCTGCCTCATGAACATGGGCACACCTGTGTCTAATTGCCCAG GAACAGGGAAGTCAGATGAGAAGGTGGACTTGACGAGGGAGAACAAACTGGCTCAGTTCAACAACTGGTTCACCTGGTGTCACAACTGCCGGCACGGCGGCCACGCTGGCCACATGCTCAGCTGGTTCAG AGACCACACAGAGTGCCCAGTGTCTGCTTGCACGTGTAAATGCATGCAGCTGGACACCACAGGGAACCTGGTGCCTTCAGACAGCAGCTAA